One part of the Diadema setosum chromosome 22, eeDiaSeto1, whole genome shotgun sequence genome encodes these proteins:
- the LOC140245221 gene encoding P-selectin-like: protein MIQEELQPVERSQQNLRRTRGGGSATRTNPYLECDEGYILNGSATLQCVRSSDYGRSTRQLVWNASTPSCQAVKTNESNCDHPGNISHGKWNLITTRLGSTVSLECDEGYILNGSATLQCVRSSDYGRSTRQLVWNASTPSCQAVKTNESNCDHPGNISHGKWNLITTRLGSTVSLECDEGYILNGSATLQCVRSSDYGRSTRQLVWNASTPSCQAVKTNESNCDHPGNISHGKWNLITTRLGSTVSLECDEGYILNGSATLQCNHTPGTKMRSSTDTSSLPLRDIDRQRCEDVINARKAVTMDISGTVKKKNGEHVTSAQSTNIDRDGKSTTDEDGHLIPVPADDTTGSRNVLSRIYEEIPVSSDQFSQEPHYVNELANRRTIGRRNP from the exons ATGATccaagaagaactgcagccagtagagcgctcacagcAGAATCTGCGACGAACACGCGGCGGCGGCAGCGCGACGAGgacaaatccata CTTAGAGTGTGATGAAGGTTACATCCTCAATGGTAGTGCAACGTTGCAATGTGTGAGGTCATCTGACTATGGCCGATCGACGCGCCAACTAGTTTGGAACGCATCGACTCCTTCTTGCCAAGCAGTCAAGA CTAACGAGTCAAACTGTGATCACCCTGGTAACATATCTCATGGAAAATGGAATTTAATCACCACACGGCTTGGATCTACGGTCAGCTTAGAGTGTGATGAAGGTTACATCCTCAATGGTAGTGCAACGTTGCAATGTGTGAGGTCATCTGACTATGGCCGATCGACGCGCCAACTAGTTTGGAACGCATCGACTCCTTCTTGCCAAGCAGTCAAGA CTAACGAGTCAAACTGTGATCACCCTGGTAACATATCTCATGGAAAATGGAATTTAATCACCACACGGCTTGGATCTACGGTCAGCTTAGAGTGTGATGAAGGTTACATCCTCAATGGTAGTGCAACGTTGCAATGTGTGAGGTCATCTGACTATGGCCGATCGACGCGCCAACTAGTTTGGAACGCATCGACTCCTTCTTGCCAAGCAGTCAAGA CTAACGAGTCAAACTGTGATCACCCTGGTAACATATCTCATGGAAAATGGAATTTAATCACCACACGGCTTGGATCTACGGTCAGCTTAGAGTGTGATGAAGGTTACATCCTCAATGGTAGTGCAACGTTGCAATGT AATCACACTCCTGGAACAAAAATGAGAAGTTCGACAGACACCAGCTCACTGCCTCTCCGTGACATCGATAGGCAAAGATGTGAAGACGTTATTAATGCCAGGAAAGCGGTAACCATGGACATTTCAGGTACCGTGAAGAAGAAAAACGGAGAGCACGTCACATCTGCTCAGTCGACAAATATCGACAGAGATGGAAAGAGTACGACCGATGAAGACGGCCACTTGATTCCAGTACCTGCAGATGACACTACAGGATCCAGAAACGTTCTGTCACGAATTTACGAAGAGATTCCCGTATCTTCCGACCAATTCTCCCAAGAACCGCATTATGTCAACGAGTTAGCGAATAGACGTACGATCGGAAGACGCAATCCTTGA